A stretch of the Panicum virgatum strain AP13 chromosome 9N, P.virgatum_v5, whole genome shotgun sequence genome encodes the following:
- the LOC120690942 gene encoding vegetative cell wall protein gp1-like isoform X1 has product MDPRLQRTTSARASAPPSLFWLPPKKNPPRPQTRNPARRPPTPLPGPAPASPSSLQVRPPLPLAAVRGPGWDPAAPHRAPANPATGPPDLALLLAGSRRQRAVALGLEEDPPEPLRPSRIRPVARVLLPARPPPRASSFSASQDASSSPTRPSPHASLSLTRDALATVVQEMEESCTSPPPSRDLAGGRTHARRRAAARADCRCPARVPWLPTPAAVAPRRSPTGRCCRQAQDPQATPRRRRGTLPPRGRLRQLHDQVPCVRSADPTQAPPGSRHSTAGLRAHLPASDRFVDGTGATIRCSPSGRHPLLPSCSARRPETLRKSGEKPSSGRRHAGALQRVTLSSRHHSGLLASLVLRTCRDNQRDTYRYHQHLNLRSSRCRGCCCAEEARKE; this is encoded by the exons ATGGATCCGCGGCTTCAACGCACCACGTCAGCCCGCGCGTCCGCGCCCCCCTCCCTCTTTTGGCTCCCACCAAAAAAAAATCCGCCGCGGCCGCAGACGCGTAATCCGGCGCGACGGCCTCCGACACCGCTTCCGGGTCCGGCGCCCGCCTCCCCCTCTAGCCTCCAGGTCCGGCCGccgcttcccctcgccgccgttcgCGGGCCGGGCTGGGATCCGGCCGCCCCTCACCGCGCCCCTGCGAACCCGGCCACCGGTCCCCCAGATCTGGCGCTCCTCCTTGCCGGCAGCCGGCGACAGCGAGCGGTGGCGCTCGGGCTGGAGGAGGACCCGCCCGAGCCGCTCCGTCCCTCGCGGATCCGCCCCGTCGCACGCGTTCTCCTCcccgctcgcccgccgccgcgcgcgtcctCCTTCTCCGCCAGTCAGGACGCGTCGTCCTCCCCCACCAGGCCGTCGCCGCACGCGTCGCTCTCGCTGACCAGGGACGCCCTCGCCACAGTGGTGCAGGAGATGGAGGAGAGctgcacctcgccgccgccgtcgcgggatCTGGCAGGAGGAAGGACGCACGCGCGCCGGCGTGCCGCTGCTCGAGCCGACTGCCGCTGCCCCGCGCGCGTGCCGTGGCTgcccacgccggccgccgtggctcCACGCCGTTCCCCCAccggccgctgctgccgccaagCTCAAGACCCTCAAGCCACTCCAAGACGCCGTCGAGGCACCCTGCCCCCTCGCGGCCGATTGCGGCAGCTGCATGATCAAGTCCCTTGCGTACGCAGCGCAGATCCGACACAAGCACCACCAGGGTCGAGACACTCCACGGCCGGCTTGCGCGCCCACCTCCCTGCCTCCGACAGGTTCGTCGATGGCACCGGCGCCACGatccgctgctcgccgtccggCCGACATCCTCTGCTGCCGTCGTGCAGCGCTCGCCGGCCAGAGACACTACGCAAGTCGGGTGAGAAACCATCGTCTGGACGTCGGCATGCCGGTGCCCTCCAACGTGTAACGT TGTCATCACGCCACCACTCAGGGTTATTGGCATCTCTTGTACTAAGGACATGCCGAGACAACCAGCGTGACACTTACCGATATCACCAACACCTCAACCTCAG ATCAAGCCGGTGCCGTGGATGCTGCTGCGCCGAGGAGGCAAGAAAGGAATAA
- the LOC120690942 gene encoding vegetative cell wall protein gp1-like isoform X2, translating to MDPRLQRTTSARASAPPSLFWLPPKKNPPRPQTRNPARRPPTPLPGPAPASPSSLQVRPPLPLAAVRGPGWDPAAPHRAPANPATGPPDLALLLAGSRRQRAVALGLEEDPPEPLRPSRIRPVARVLLPARPPPRASSFSASQDASSSPTRPSPHASLSLTRDALATVVQEMEESCTSPPPSRDLAGGRTHARRRAAARADCRCPARVPWLPTPAAVAPRRSPTGRCCRQAQDPQATPRRRRGTLPPRGRLRQLHDQVPCVRSADPTQAPPGSRHSTAGLRAHLPASDRFVDGTGATIRCSPSGRHPLLPSCSARRPETLRKSVSSRHHSGLLASLVLRTCRDNQRDTYRYHQHLNLRSSRCRGCCCAEEARKE from the exons ATGGATCCGCGGCTTCAACGCACCACGTCAGCCCGCGCGTCCGCGCCCCCCTCCCTCTTTTGGCTCCCACCAAAAAAAAATCCGCCGCGGCCGCAGACGCGTAATCCGGCGCGACGGCCTCCGACACCGCTTCCGGGTCCGGCGCCCGCCTCCCCCTCTAGCCTCCAGGTCCGGCCGccgcttcccctcgccgccgttcgCGGGCCGGGCTGGGATCCGGCCGCCCCTCACCGCGCCCCTGCGAACCCGGCCACCGGTCCCCCAGATCTGGCGCTCCTCCTTGCCGGCAGCCGGCGACAGCGAGCGGTGGCGCTCGGGCTGGAGGAGGACCCGCCCGAGCCGCTCCGTCCCTCGCGGATCCGCCCCGTCGCACGCGTTCTCCTCcccgctcgcccgccgccgcgcgcgtcctCCTTCTCCGCCAGTCAGGACGCGTCGTCCTCCCCCACCAGGCCGTCGCCGCACGCGTCGCTCTCGCTGACCAGGGACGCCCTCGCCACAGTGGTGCAGGAGATGGAGGAGAGctgcacctcgccgccgccgtcgcgggatCTGGCAGGAGGAAGGACGCACGCGCGCCGGCGTGCCGCTGCTCGAGCCGACTGCCGCTGCCCCGCGCGCGTGCCGTGGCTgcccacgccggccgccgtggctcCACGCCGTTCCCCCAccggccgctgctgccgccaagCTCAAGACCCTCAAGCCACTCCAAGACGCCGTCGAGGCACCCTGCCCCCTCGCGGCCGATTGCGGCAGCTGCATGATCAAGTCCCTTGCGTACGCAGCGCAGATCCGACACAAGCACCACCAGGGTCGAGACACTCCACGGCCGGCTTGCGCGCCCACCTCCCTGCCTCCGACAGGTTCGTCGATGGCACCGGCGCCACGatccgctgctcgccgtccggCCGACATCCTCTGCTGCCGTCGTGCAGCGCTCGCCGGCCAGAGACACTACGCAAGTCGG TGTCATCACGCCACCACTCAGGGTTATTGGCATCTCTTGTACTAAGGACATGCCGAGACAACCAGCGTGACACTTACCGATATCACCAACACCTCAACCTCAG ATCAAGCCGGTGCCGTGGATGCTGCTGCGCCGAGGAGGCAAGAAAGGAATAA
- the LOC120690943 gene encoding palmitoyltransferase ZDHHC12-A-like isoform X5 gives MRPRALLAARRGHGAAALPLPLAPRHAPHRGPGVHPGYLAGSAVAEVHRGGGVRAALRALQHSPPVGRLRLRHPERILSGDPGIVACDSSYLEEDGCKDFVEAIYPSELPMLSRVRQCNWCKANVRGYDHHCPAFGTCIGQKNHRLFMALLTGFVVAESTYTMCSTKYITRCINSGTLRSENPVSLNMVISTMLFSILQVLWQIVFLMWHIYCICFNIKTDEWINWKKYPEFQMREQPQSDLEVKFVNPYDKGMLCNIREFLKPK, from the exons ATGCGGCCTCGTGCTCTTCTCGCAGCTCGCCGTGGCCATGGTGCCGCGGCTCTTCCCCTCCCTCTCGCTCCTCGCCATGCTCCCCATCGCGG GCCTGGTGTTCATCCCGGCTATCTTGCTGGGTCGGCTGTGGCGGAGGTTCATCGGGGTGGCGGCGTCCGCGCCGCTCTTCGTGCTCTTCAACATTCTCCTCCTGTGGGGCGTCTACGTCTTCGTCATCCGGAGAG AATTTTGTCTGGTGATCCTGGTATTGTTGCTTGTGATTCTTCATATTTAGAGGAAGATGGCTGCAAGGATTTTGTGGAGGCTATTTACCCGAGTGAG CTCCCAATGCTCTCTCGTGTCAGGCAGTGTAACTGGTGCAAAGCAAATGTTAGGGGCTATGACCATCATTGCCCTGCATTTGGTACTTGCATAG GACAGAAGAATCATCGGCTGTTTATGGCCCTTTTGACAGGATTTGTTGTTGCTGAATCGACATATACAATGTGCTCAACAAAAT ATATTACCAGATGCATCAATTCTGGAACTCTAAGATCGGAG AATCCTGTATCTCTAAACATGGTAATCAGTACGATGCTCTTCTCTATCCTCCAGGTGCTCTGGCAG ATTGTGTTCTTGATGTGGCACATATATTGCATCTGCTTCAACATCAAGACAGATGAGTGG ATAAACTGGAAGAAATATCCTGAATTCCAGATGAGGGAACAGCCTCAATCAG ATTTGGAAGTCAAATTTGTAAACCCGTATGACAAAGGCATGCTATGTAACATTAGAGAATTTCTGAAGCCAAAATGA
- the LOC120690943 gene encoding palmitoyltransferase ZDHHC12-A-like isoform X4, which translates to MRPRALLAARRGHGAAALPLPLAPRHAPHRGPGVHPGYLAGSAVAEVHRGGGVRAALRALQHSPPVGRLRLRHPERILSGDPGIVACDSSYLEEDGCKDFVEAIYPSEKLPMLSRVRQCNWCKANVRGYDHHCPAFGTCIGQKNHRLFMALLTGFVVAESTYTMCSTKYITRCINSGTLRSENPVSLNMVISTMLFSILQVLWQIVFLMWHIYCICFNIKTDEWINWKKYPEFQMREQPQSDLEVKFVNPYDKGMLCNIREFLKPK; encoded by the exons ATGCGGCCTCGTGCTCTTCTCGCAGCTCGCCGTGGCCATGGTGCCGCGGCTCTTCCCCTCCCTCTCGCTCCTCGCCATGCTCCCCATCGCGG GCCTGGTGTTCATCCCGGCTATCTTGCTGGGTCGGCTGTGGCGGAGGTTCATCGGGGTGGCGGCGTCCGCGCCGCTCTTCGTGCTCTTCAACATTCTCCTCCTGTGGGGCGTCTACGTCTTCGTCATCCGGAGAG AATTTTGTCTGGTGATCCTGGTATTGTTGCTTGTGATTCTTCATATTTAGAGGAAGATGGCTGCAAGGATTTTGTGGAGGCTATTTACCCGAGTGAG AAGCTCCCAATGCTCTCTCGTGTCAGGCAGTGTAACTGGTGCAAAGCAAATGTTAGGGGCTATGACCATCATTGCCCTGCATTTGGTACTTGCATAG GACAGAAGAATCATCGGCTGTTTATGGCCCTTTTGACAGGATTTGTTGTTGCTGAATCGACATATACAATGTGCTCAACAAAAT ATATTACCAGATGCATCAATTCTGGAACTCTAAGATCGGAG AATCCTGTATCTCTAAACATGGTAATCAGTACGATGCTCTTCTCTATCCTCCAGGTGCTCTGGCAG ATTGTGTTCTTGATGTGGCACATATATTGCATCTGCTTCAACATCAAGACAGATGAGTGG ATAAACTGGAAGAAATATCCTGAATTCCAGATGAGGGAACAGCCTCAATCAG ATTTGGAAGTCAAATTTGTAAACCCGTATGACAAAGGCATGCTATGTAACATTAGAGAATTTCTGAAGCCAAAATGA
- the LOC120690943 gene encoding palmitoyltransferase ZDHHC12-A-like isoform X1: MSRLATGLHRLRRSASSPWEVLWSALASCGLVLFSQLAVAMVPRLFPSLSLLAMLPIAGLVFIPAILLGRLWRRFIGVAASAPLFVLFNILLLWGVYVFVIRRDTSSLLDMLINAECALLLWGLYRILSGDPGIVACDSSYLEEDGCKDFVEAIYPSEKLPMLSRVRQCNWCKANVRGYDHHCPAFGTCIGQKNHRLFMALLTGFVVAESTYTMCSTKYITRCINSGTLRSENPVSLNMVISTMLFSILQVLWQIVFLMWHIYCICFNIKTDEWINWKKYPEFQMREQPQSDLEVKFVNPYDKGMLCNIREFLKPK; the protein is encoded by the exons ATGAGCAGGCTCGCGACGGGGCTCCACCGGCTGCGGAGGTCAGCGTCGTCGCCGTGGGAGGTGCTGTGGTCCGCGCTCGCGTCATGCGGCCTCGTGCTCTTCTCGCAGCTCGCCGTGGCCATGGTGCCGCGGCTCTTCCCCTCCCTCTCGCTCCTCGCCATGCTCCCCATCGCGG GCCTGGTGTTCATCCCGGCTATCTTGCTGGGTCGGCTGTGGCGGAGGTTCATCGGGGTGGCGGCGTCCGCGCCGCTCTTCGTGCTCTTCAACATTCTCCTCCTGTGGGGCGTCTACGTCTTCGTCATCCGGAGAG ACACTTCTTCTCTGCTGGACATGTTAATAAATGCAGAATGTGCACTGCTTCTGTGGGGACTTTACAG AATTTTGTCTGGTGATCCTGGTATTGTTGCTTGTGATTCTTCATATTTAGAGGAAGATGGCTGCAAGGATTTTGTGGAGGCTATTTACCCGAGTGAG AAGCTCCCAATGCTCTCTCGTGTCAGGCAGTGTAACTGGTGCAAAGCAAATGTTAGGGGCTATGACCATCATTGCCCTGCATTTGGTACTTGCATAG GACAGAAGAATCATCGGCTGTTTATGGCCCTTTTGACAGGATTTGTTGTTGCTGAATCGACATATACAATGTGCTCAACAAAAT ATATTACCAGATGCATCAATTCTGGAACTCTAAGATCGGAG AATCCTGTATCTCTAAACATGGTAATCAGTACGATGCTCTTCTCTATCCTCCAGGTGCTCTGGCAG ATTGTGTTCTTGATGTGGCACATATATTGCATCTGCTTCAACATCAAGACAGATGAGTGG ATAAACTGGAAGAAATATCCTGAATTCCAGATGAGGGAACAGCCTCAATCAG ATTTGGAAGTCAAATTTGTAAACCCGTATGACAAAGGCATGCTATGTAACATTAGAGAATTTCTGAAGCCAAAATGA
- the LOC120690943 gene encoding palmitoyltransferase ZDHHC12-A-like isoform X2, whose product MSRLATGLHRLRRSASSPWEVLWSALASCGLVLFSQLAVAMVPRLFPSLSLLAMLPIAGLVFIPAILLGRLWRRFIGVAASAPLFVLFNILLLWGVYVFVIRRDTSSLLDMLINAECALLLWGLYRILSGDPGIVACDSSYLEEDGCKDFVEAIYPSELPMLSRVRQCNWCKANVRGYDHHCPAFGTCIGQKNHRLFMALLTGFVVAESTYTMCSTKYITRCINSGTLRSENPVSLNMVISTMLFSILQVLWQIVFLMWHIYCICFNIKTDEWINWKKYPEFQMREQPQSDLEVKFVNPYDKGMLCNIREFLKPK is encoded by the exons ATGAGCAGGCTCGCGACGGGGCTCCACCGGCTGCGGAGGTCAGCGTCGTCGCCGTGGGAGGTGCTGTGGTCCGCGCTCGCGTCATGCGGCCTCGTGCTCTTCTCGCAGCTCGCCGTGGCCATGGTGCCGCGGCTCTTCCCCTCCCTCTCGCTCCTCGCCATGCTCCCCATCGCGG GCCTGGTGTTCATCCCGGCTATCTTGCTGGGTCGGCTGTGGCGGAGGTTCATCGGGGTGGCGGCGTCCGCGCCGCTCTTCGTGCTCTTCAACATTCTCCTCCTGTGGGGCGTCTACGTCTTCGTCATCCGGAGAG ACACTTCTTCTCTGCTGGACATGTTAATAAATGCAGAATGTGCACTGCTTCTGTGGGGACTTTACAG AATTTTGTCTGGTGATCCTGGTATTGTTGCTTGTGATTCTTCATATTTAGAGGAAGATGGCTGCAAGGATTTTGTGGAGGCTATTTACCCGAGTGAG CTCCCAATGCTCTCTCGTGTCAGGCAGTGTAACTGGTGCAAAGCAAATGTTAGGGGCTATGACCATCATTGCCCTGCATTTGGTACTTGCATAG GACAGAAGAATCATCGGCTGTTTATGGCCCTTTTGACAGGATTTGTTGTTGCTGAATCGACATATACAATGTGCTCAACAAAAT ATATTACCAGATGCATCAATTCTGGAACTCTAAGATCGGAG AATCCTGTATCTCTAAACATGGTAATCAGTACGATGCTCTTCTCTATCCTCCAGGTGCTCTGGCAG ATTGTGTTCTTGATGTGGCACATATATTGCATCTGCTTCAACATCAAGACAGATGAGTGG ATAAACTGGAAGAAATATCCTGAATTCCAGATGAGGGAACAGCCTCAATCAG ATTTGGAAGTCAAATTTGTAAACCCGTATGACAAAGGCATGCTATGTAACATTAGAGAATTTCTGAAGCCAAAATGA
- the LOC120690943 gene encoding palmitoyltransferase akr1-like isoform X3: protein MSRLATGLHRLRRSASSPWEVLWSALASCGLVLFSQLAVAMVPRLFPSLSLLAMLPIAGLVFIPAILLGRLWRRFIGVAASAPLFVLFNILLLWGVYVFVIRRDTSSLLDMLINAECALLLWGLYRILSGDPGIVACDSSYLEEDGCKDFVEAIYPSEKLPMLSRVRQCNWCKANVRGYDHHCPAFGTCIGQKNHRLFMALLTGFVVAESTYTMCSTKYITRCINSGTLRSENPVSLNMVISTMLFSILQVLWQIVFLMWHIYCICFNIKTDEWVISNFPCFGLFLHQLQVVFSLAVSCS, encoded by the exons ATGAGCAGGCTCGCGACGGGGCTCCACCGGCTGCGGAGGTCAGCGTCGTCGCCGTGGGAGGTGCTGTGGTCCGCGCTCGCGTCATGCGGCCTCGTGCTCTTCTCGCAGCTCGCCGTGGCCATGGTGCCGCGGCTCTTCCCCTCCCTCTCGCTCCTCGCCATGCTCCCCATCGCGG GCCTGGTGTTCATCCCGGCTATCTTGCTGGGTCGGCTGTGGCGGAGGTTCATCGGGGTGGCGGCGTCCGCGCCGCTCTTCGTGCTCTTCAACATTCTCCTCCTGTGGGGCGTCTACGTCTTCGTCATCCGGAGAG ACACTTCTTCTCTGCTGGACATGTTAATAAATGCAGAATGTGCACTGCTTCTGTGGGGACTTTACAG AATTTTGTCTGGTGATCCTGGTATTGTTGCTTGTGATTCTTCATATTTAGAGGAAGATGGCTGCAAGGATTTTGTGGAGGCTATTTACCCGAGTGAG AAGCTCCCAATGCTCTCTCGTGTCAGGCAGTGTAACTGGTGCAAAGCAAATGTTAGGGGCTATGACCATCATTGCCCTGCATTTGGTACTTGCATAG GACAGAAGAATCATCGGCTGTTTATGGCCCTTTTGACAGGATTTGTTGTTGCTGAATCGACATATACAATGTGCTCAACAAAAT ATATTACCAGATGCATCAATTCTGGAACTCTAAGATCGGAG AATCCTGTATCTCTAAACATGGTAATCAGTACGATGCTCTTCTCTATCCTCCAGGTGCTCTGGCAG ATTGTGTTCTTGATGTGGCACATATATTGCATCTGCTTCAACATCAAGACAGATGAGTGGGTAATTTCAAATTTCCCATGCTTTGGACTCTTTCTTCATCAATTGCAGGTCGTCTTCTCGTTAGCTGTTTCTTGTAGCTAA
- the LOC120692577 gene encoding E3 ubiquitin-protein ligase XB3-like: MGHGASCGRPSEEVDFFGAAQSGDLARLAAVLRSRPTLLSRTTLFDRLSALHIAAAHGHLQVVSLALDLCVHPDVVNRHKQTALMLAAMHGKTDCVRRLLDAGANIVMFDSSHGRTCLHYAAYYGHADCLRAILSAAKSAPVSESWGFARFVNVRDDAGATPLHLAARQGWRRCVHVLLENGAIVSASSGAFGFPGSTPLHLAARGGNLDCVRQLLSWGADRLQRDSVGRIPYEVAVKRGHVACAALLNPSSAEPLVWPSALKFISELEPNAKSLLEAALMEANRERERRILKGTKNASPSPSHSDDGAHDAAAIAEASDAEVCSICFEQVCSIEVRECGHQMCAACTLALCCHAKPNPATQSQPLPTCPFCRGGIARLVVATRTRAADEEEEGSRLESPRHRRARRSMNLSGDAGSTSSLMGSIASSIGKMGRRRTDSSEQVDDKP, from the exons atggggcaCGGCGCCAGCTGCGGCCGCCCCAGCGAGGAGGTGGACTTCTTCGGCGCCGCGCAGTCGGGCGACctcgcccgcctcgccgccgtcctgcgCTCCCGCCCCACCCTGCTCAGCCGGACCACGCTCTTCGACCGCCTCTCCGCGCtccacatcgccgccgcccacggccacCTCCAG GTGGTCTCGCTGGCATTGGACCTTTGCGTGCACCCGGATGTCGTCAACCGCCACAAGCAG ACGGCGCTGATGCTCGCGGCGATGCACGGGAAGACAGACTGCGTTCGCCGGTTGCTCGACGCCGGCGCCAAT ATCGTGATGTTCGATTCGTCGCACGGGCGGACGTGCCTGCACTACGCGGCGTACTACGGGCACGCGGACTGCCTCCGGGCCATCCTCTCGGCGGCCAAGTCCGCGCCGGTGTCGGAATCCTG GGGGTTCGCGCGCTTCGTGAACGTGCGGGACGACGCCGGGGCGACGCCGCTGCACCTCGCGGCGAGGCAGGGCTGGCGGCGCTGCGTCCACGTCCTGCTCGAGAACGGCGCCATCGTGTCAGCCTCCAGTGGCGCCTTCGG ATTCCCCGGGAGCACGCCGCTGCATttggccgcgcgcggcggcaacCTGGACTGcgtccggcagctcctctcCTGGGGCGCCGACCGCCTCCAGCGAGACTCCGTCGG GAGAATTCCGTACGAGGTCGCCGTGAAGCGAGGGCACGTCGCGTGCGCGGCGCTGCTGAACCCGTCGTCCGCAGAGCCCCTGGTGTGGCCGTCAGCTCTCAAGTTCATCAGCGAGCTCGAGCCCAACGCCAAGTCCCTGCTCGAAGCGGCTCTGATGGAGGCCaacagggagagggagaggaggatccTCAAGGGGACCAAGAatgcgtcgccgtcgccgtcgcattCCGACGACGGTGCTCATGACGCCGCCGCCATAGCTGAG GCAAGCGACGCGGAGGTGTGCAGCATCTGCTTCGAGCAGGTGTGCAGCATCGAGGTCCGGGAGTGCGGGCACCAGATGTGCGCGGCGTGCACGCTGGCGCTGTGCTGCCACGCCAAGCCCAACCCGGCGACGCAGTCCCAGCCGCTGCCGACCTGCCCGTTCTGCCGCGGCGGCATCGCGCGGCTCGTGGTGGCGACGCGGACGCGGGCCGccgacgaggaggaagaggggagCAGGCTGGAGTCGCCTAGGCACCGGCGGGCGCGCCGGTCCATGAACCTAAGCGGCGACGCGGGCAGCACCAGCAGCCTCATGGGCAGCATCGCCTCGTCCATCGGCAAGATGGGCCGCCGGCGAACGGACAGCAGCGAGCAGGTCGACGACAAGCCGTAG